A single genomic interval of Pirellulales bacterium harbors:
- the nuoB gene encoding NADH-quinone oxidoreductase subunit NuoB: MAVEVPENVMLSQLDALASWCRKNSLWPMPFATACCGIELMATGASKHDIARFGAEVFRFSPRQCDLMIVAGRVVMKMLPVLQRIWQQMHEPKWCISMGACASTGGVFDTYCVVQGIDRFIPVDIYVPGCPPRPEQLIQSIIDLQDKIQREGTRRGTEFDSAKRQQPKRALVEINGLPQIDGARSPIL, translated from the coding sequence ATGGCGGTAGAAGTGCCCGAAAACGTGATGTTGAGCCAACTCGACGCGTTGGCGAGTTGGTGCCGCAAGAACAGCCTTTGGCCGATGCCCTTTGCCACGGCCTGCTGCGGGATCGAGTTGATGGCCACCGGGGCGAGCAAGCACGATATCGCCCGTTTCGGGGCCGAGGTGTTTCGCTTCAGCCCGCGGCAGTGCGATTTGATGATCGTCGCCGGGCGCGTAGTGATGAAGATGCTGCCGGTGTTGCAGCGGATTTGGCAGCAGATGCACGAGCCGAAGTGGTGCATTTCGATGGGGGCCTGCGCGTCGACCGGAGGCGTGTTCGACACGTACTGCGTCGTGCAGGGCATCGATCGATTCATTCCGGTTGATATCTATGTGCCGGGCTGCCCTCCGCGGCCGGAACAATTGATCCAGTCGATCATCGATTTACAAGACAAGATTCAACGGGAAGGGACGCGGCGGGGGACGGAATTCGACTCAGCCAAGCGGCAGCAGCCGAAACGAGCGCTGGTGGAGATCAACGGGCTGCCGCAGATCGACGGCGCGCGGAGCCCGATCTTGTAG
- the ndhC gene encoding NADH-quinone oxidoreductase subunit A translates to MATILPVILFVVLATLLSVALLMPAKLLAPRRRTAVKQMPYESGMDPIHDTRRRFDVRFHLVAIAFLVFDVELLFLYPWAVASRPHGEDPGIAAAAGQSLVGIDSAVAHGLVQSRGLVFGEAMVFIGLLALGFVYVWRKGVFRWR, encoded by the coding sequence ATGGCAACGATCCTGCCTGTCATCTTGTTCGTTGTGCTGGCAACGCTTCTCTCCGTTGCTCTGTTAATGCCGGCCAAATTGCTAGCTCCGCGGCGGCGGACGGCCGTCAAGCAAATGCCGTATGAAAGCGGCATGGACCCGATCCACGACACGCGGCGGCGGTTCGACGTTCGGTTCCACTTAGTGGCGATCGCTTTCCTGGTATTTGACGTCGAACTGCTGTTCCTTTACCCCTGGGCGGTCGCCAGTCGGCCGCACGGCGAAGACCCCGGAATTGCCGCTGCCGCCGGCCAGTCGCTGGTGGGAATCGATTCGGCCGTCGCTCACGGATTGGTGCAAAGCCGCGGGCTGGTGTTTGGCGAGGCGATGGTGTTTATCGGCTTGCTGGCGCTGGGCTTCGTCTATGTTTGGCGAAAAGGGGTATTTCGATGGCGGTAG